One window from the genome of Cucumis melo cultivar AY chromosome 12, USDA_Cmelo_AY_1.0, whole genome shotgun sequence encodes:
- the LOC107991540 gene encoding cyclin-dependent protein kinase inhibitor SMR3-like — protein MGLFDFNSSILLSENDVNSMEFTFLLRYVNSKEDDQEEDRQEETLNGRSNSVVQDDDNGFKTPTSLEHKIPTSIQCPMAPRKPKPRRLTKRKAVERHRLLLDLSSEIQSLFPAEFLVGLGGKIKRVRQ, from the coding sequence atgggACTCTTCGACTTCAATTCAAGTATTTTGCTCTCTGAAAATGATGTGAACTCCATGGAATTCACTTTTCTTTTGAGATATGTCAATTCCAAAGAAGATGATCAAGAAGAAGATCGACAAGAGGAGACATTAAATGGAAGAAGCAACTCAGTCGTTCAAGATGATGATAATGGGTTCAAAACTCCAACATCTTTGGAGCATAAAATTCCCACAAGTATTCAGTGCCCGATGGCGCCGAGGAAACCAAAACCTCGACGGTTGACGAAGCGGAAGGCCGTGGAACGACACCGGTTGTTGCTGGATCTGTCCTCTGAGATTCAGTCTTTGTTTCCAGCTGAGTTTCTTGTAGGCCTTGGTGGTAAGATCAAGAGGGTTAGACAATAA
- the LOC103503262 gene encoding U-box domain-containing protein 13-like, which yields MEEDNSGLLIQSLIDVVNEIAWISDFRYTVKKQYCNLSRRLKLLIPMFEEIRDSKDRITEDTLKALVLLKEALESAKKLLRFGSEGSKIFLAVEREQIMNKFHEVTAQLEQALEGIAYDKLDISDEVKEQVELVLAQFRRARGRAEAPDSELSEDILALNNMTNDSSIDQDRLRRLSEKLQLIGISDLTQESIALHEMVAATDGDPGQSIEKMAGLLKKIKDFVQTENLETEAPSRDKSPPASCSGHVSNDKNNKTPIIPDDFRCPISLELMRDPVIVSTGQTYERSCIEKWLEAGHVTCPKTQQNLSSTTLTPNYVLRSLIAQWCEANGIEPPKRPSSARTCRSSSSCSAAERTKIDILLCKLASGNPEDQRSAAGEIRLLAKRNADNRVAIAEAGAIPLLVGLLSTPDSRVQEHAVTALLNLSICEDNKGSIISSGAVPGIVLVLKKGSMEARENAAATLFSLSVVDENKVRIGASGAIPPLVTLLSEGTQRGKKDAATALFNLCIYQGNKGKAVRAGVVPTLMQLLTEPGTGMVDEALAILAILASHPEGKAAIRSAKAVPVLVDVIGTGSPRNRENAAAVLVHLCSGDEQHLVEARELGVISSLIDLARNGTDRGKRKAAQLLERINRLFEHAAAHPEEVRVLRLQTSESQPQSQPSQSTSTTEVVGS from the exons ATGGAGGAAGATAACAGTGGTCTTCTTATTCAGAGTTTGATCGATGTTGTTAATGAAATTGCTTGGATCTCGGATTTTAGGTATACTGTTAAGAAACAGTATTGTAATTTGTCTAGGAGATTGAAGCTTTTGATTCCAATGTTTGAAGAGATTAGAGATAGTAAAGACCGTATTACTGAAGATACTCTTAAGGCTCTTGTTTTGTTGAAAGAAGCTCTTGAATCTGCTAAGAAGTTGCTCAGATTTGGCAGCGAAGGGAGTAAGATTTTCTTG GCTGTAGAGAGGGAGCAAATTATGAACAAATTTCACGAGGTAACTGCTCAGTTGGAACAAGCGTTGGAAGGAATAGCCTACGATAAACTAGATATATCCGATGAAGTTAAAGAGCag GTTGAGCTTGTTCTTGCTCAATTCAGAAGGGCCAGAGGCAGGGCCGAAGCTCCTGACTCTGAACTGTCGGAAGATATCCTTGCCCTTAACAACATGACCAATGATTCTTCTATAGATCAAGACCGCCTGAGGAGACTGTCCGAAAAATTACAGTTAATAGGAATATCCGATCTTACACAAGAATCAATAGCTTTGCATGAGATGGTTGCTGCTACTGATGGTGATCCAGGTCAAAGCATTGAGAAGATGGCAGGGCTgctaaagaaaataaaagattttgtGCAAACGGAGAACCTTGAAACGGAAGCTCCTAGTAGAGACAAGAGTCCTCCAGCAAGTTGTAGTGGTCATGTATCCAATGATAAAAATAACAAGACCCCAATTATACCAGATGATTTTCGCTGCCCAATTTCCCTGGAGTTGATGAGAGATCCTGTCATTGTCTCAACTGGACAG ACCTATGAACGTTCCTGCATTGAGAAGTGGCTTGAAGCAGGGCATGTGACATGTCCAAAGACACAACAGAACCTCTCAAGCACTACTCTTACTCCAAATTATGTGTTGCGTAGCCTTATAGCCCAATGGTGTGAAGCCAACGGTATTGAACCACCAAAACGACCCAGCAGTGCTCGAACATGTAGAAGCTCATCATCTTGCTCAGCTGCTGAACGCACAAAAATTGATATTCTTCTTTGCAAACTCGCATCTGGAAATCCGGAAGATCAACGATCTGCAGCCGGAGAGATTCGACTTCTTGCAAAACGGAATGCAGATAATCGTGTTGCTATTGCTGAGGCTGGTGCTATCCCTCTCCTTGTTGGCCTTCTCTCAACTCCGGACTCCCGTGTTCAAGAGCATGCTGTGACGGCACTTCTTAACCTCTCTATATGTGAGGACAACAAGGGAAGCATCATTTCCTCTGGGGCAGTTCCTGGTATCGTTCTCGTGCTAAAAAAGGGAAGCATGGAAGCACGGGAAAATGCAGCAGCCACTCTTTTCAGCCTTTCGGTTGTCGATGAAAACAAAGTTAGAATTGGCGCCTCCGGAGCCATCCCACCTCTCGTTACACTGCTTAGTGAAGGCACACAAAGAGGTAAGAAAGATGCTGCAACTGCACTTTTCAACTTATGCATCTACCAAGGAAACAAAGGAAAGGCAGTAAGAGCTGGTGTAGTTCCAACCTTAATGCAGCTTCTCACCGAGCCCGGAACCGGAATGGTAGATGAAGCCTTAGCTATCTTAGCTATACTCGCTAGCCACCCCGAAGGGAAAGCTGCCATCCGATCTGCAAAGGCAGTGCCGGTTTTGGTAGATGTGATTGGGACAGGATCCCCCAGAAACAGAGAAAATGCGGCTGCAGTTCTTGTACACCTCTGCTCGGGAGACGAGCAACACCTAGTAGAGGCCAGAGAACTTGGAGTGATTAGTTCATTGATAGATTTGGCACGCAATGGCACTGATAGAGGAAAACGAAAAGCTGCACAATTGCTTGAACGAATAAACCGACTTTTTGAGCATGCAGCAGCACATCCGGAAGAGGTTAGGGTGCTTCGGTTGCAAACGTCGGAATCTCAACCTCAAAGCCAGCCATCGCAATCAACCTCAACAACGGAAGTCGTTGGTAGCTGA